Proteins found in one Spartobacteria bacterium genomic segment:
- a CDS encoding glycosyltransferase: MHTEHIFRSTEMRPRAVLLVYPNMLSKRFGGSSRMLAMARALRDAGFSLILVSKDTQSAAVERFGLFDRICLFKSPVISRVYPGGDRRSHMARSLDVDFDLFALDVAKKYCPFAVITSYAWTAGLLRLLPKTVLGILDTIDIQHKRLEAAKACGVHQFDRASGKREELNALRKADVLIAIQKDEFSELQRIFPRKRVICATHALPAKPLSSPENSRALLFIGSNYDPNVLGITEFIERTWLQVQAAVPDAELHICGSVCDELTKHRSGTGIYLHGVVDDLEPFYAEAAVVLNVSLFGTGLPIKTSEAIGYGKCLVCNEISARGFERGAFPSMICTSENMAESLIELLQNISARRQREAAAAVYAEHTLSPANVFREVVDLLTSAAAEIDPDLIGVRRTSVSLFSMLLNYSLCPVLDYYVRLFLSRYYRGPRMGVTMGGPLLNQYIQQRWSLLCYEQNISRVAVYGAGQHSRWLACVLKNQKDVEVVAVIDDHPEQTETLFGLQVTDFSYFDKDTVDAIILSSDCIQEILIERCRTLLGDDVKLIDLYEGLPRGPYEKIC; encoded by the coding sequence ATGCATACAGAACATATATTCAGGAGCACCGAAATGAGGCCACGAGCTGTACTATTGGTGTATCCAAATATGCTAAGCAAGCGTTTTGGTGGATCTTCGAGAATGTTGGCCATGGCGCGGGCACTTCGGGATGCTGGCTTTTCTCTCATCCTTGTGTCGAAGGATACTCAGTCCGCAGCCGTTGAACGGTTCGGACTGTTTGACCGAATCTGTTTGTTCAAATCCCCAGTTATTTCACGTGTATATCCTGGAGGTGACCGCCGTTCGCACATGGCGAGAAGTTTGGATGTCGACTTCGACTTATTTGCGCTGGATGTGGCGAAGAAATATTGCCCTTTTGCAGTGATTACATCCTATGCTTGGACCGCAGGTTTGTTGCGCCTGTTACCAAAGACTGTTCTGGGTATTCTTGATACCATTGATATACAGCATAAACGTCTTGAAGCTGCAAAAGCCTGTGGCGTCCATCAATTTGATCGGGCATCAGGGAAAAGGGAGGAGTTAAACGCATTGCGAAAAGCTGATGTGCTCATCGCAATTCAGAAAGATGAATTTAGCGAACTGCAGCGGATATTCCCTCGAAAACGAGTGATTTGTGCAACTCATGCGTTGCCCGCAAAACCGCTTTCTTCGCCGGAAAATTCACGAGCACTATTATTCATTGGCAGTAATTACGATCCCAATGTGCTTGGAATTACAGAGTTTATTGAGCGGACATGGTTGCAGGTTCAAGCGGCCGTTCCTGATGCGGAACTTCATATTTGCGGCAGTGTTTGTGATGAACTGACCAAGCATCGATCCGGTACTGGCATTTATCTGCATGGGGTGGTCGACGATTTGGAACCGTTTTATGCCGAAGCGGCAGTGGTGCTTAATGTTTCACTTTTTGGTACAGGATTGCCGATAAAGACATCGGAAGCAATCGGGTATGGAAAATGCTTGGTCTGCAATGAAATCAGTGCACGCGGCTTTGAAAGGGGGGCGTTTCCCTCCATGATCTGTACGAGCGAAAATATGGCAGAAAGTCTCATTGAATTATTGCAGAACATTTCTGCCCGTCGCCAACGCGAGGCTGCAGCGGCTGTCTATGCTGAGCATACCCTGAGTCCGGCAAATGTGTTTCGTGAGGTCGTTGATCTTCTGACGAGTGCTGCTGCTGAGATTGATCCTGATCTGATTGGTGTACGAAGGACTTCAGTTTCACTTTTTTCTATGTTGCTGAATTATTCGCTGTGTCCTGTTTTGGATTATTATGTGAGATTGTTTTTATCGCGATACTATCGAGGGCCGCGTATGGGTGTTACAATGGGTGGTCCATTGCTGAATCAGTATATTCAGCAACGTTGGTCCTTGCTGTGTTACGAACAGAATATTTCACGCGTGGCAGTGTATGGGGCTGGACAACATTCCCGGTGGTTGGCTTGCGTATTAAAAAATCAAAAGGACGTGGAAGTGGTGGCTGTTATAGATGATCATCCTGAGCAGACTGAAACGCTGTTTGGTCTACAAGTGACTGATTTCAGCTACTTCGACAAAGATACGGTGGATGCAATTATTTTGTCATCTGACTGCATTCAGGAAATCCTGATCGAGAGGTGCAGAACGTTGCTTGGAGATGATGTCAAATTGATTGATTTGTATGAAGGATTGCCTCGCGGCCCCTACGAGAAAATCTGCTGA